The following are encoded together in the Bradyrhizobium algeriense genome:
- a CDS encoding MarR family winged helix-turn-helix transcriptional regulator, which yields MSRNKQARAPRAGTAGRSGRAEQVLDLDRYVPALITFIANKLSRSATVVYQKRFGVNVTEWRILSLLAIEPEISAARICHVIGFDKGPVSRTLAGMEERGLVSIRADRQDGRTHSISLTAKGFTTHDQVIAVALERERRLLSCLSKPERETLIGLLLRVHGNLDAVKGAGEINDRD from the coding sequence ATGAGCAGGAACAAACAGGCGCGCGCGCCCCGCGCGGGCACGGCAGGCAGGAGCGGACGCGCCGAGCAGGTGCTCGACCTCGACCGCTACGTCCCGGCGCTCATCACCTTCATCGCCAACAAATTGTCGCGCAGCGCGACCGTGGTCTATCAGAAGCGCTTTGGCGTCAACGTCACGGAATGGCGGATCCTGTCGCTGCTGGCGATCGAGCCGGAAATTTCGGCGGCCCGCATCTGCCACGTCATCGGCTTCGACAAGGGACCGGTCAGCAGAACCTTGGCAGGAATGGAGGAGCGCGGGCTGGTCAGCATCAGGGCCGACCGGCAGGACGGACGCACCCATTCGATCTCGCTGACCGCGAAGGGATTTACCACCCACGACCAGGTCATCGCGGTCGCGCTCGAGCGCGAACGCCGCCTGCTCTCCTGCCTGAGCAAGCCGGAGCGGGAAACCCTGATCGGGCTGCTGCTGCGGGTTCACGGCAATCTCGATGCCGTAAAAGGCGCGGGCGAAATCAACGACCGGGACTGA
- a CDS encoding cytochrome P450, translating to MSATSRTDSATPARAAPAGVPSLDVDPFSNEFFEDPHAIHDTLREAGPLVWLDKWGVYGVARYAEVHAVLNDPLTFCSSRGVGLSDFAKEKPWRPQSIILEADPPAHTRTRTVLAQVLSPTAMKGVRDHFTAMAAAKVDELLARGSFDAVADLAEAYPLSVFPDAMGLKQEGRENLLPYASLVFNSFGPPNQLRQEAIERSAPHQAYVAAQCQRENLAPGGFGACVHARADAGDITAEEAPLLVRSLLSAGLDTTVNGIGAAIYCLARFPDQLARLRSDPTLARNAFEEAIRYESPVQTFFRTTTREVELAGHRIGEGEKVLMFLGAANRDPRRWENPDSYDVTRRTSGHVGFGSGIHMCVGQLLARVEGEVMLAAIARKVATIAITGPVKRRYNNTLRGLESLPITISPA from the coding sequence ATGAGCGCGACCTCCCGCACAGATTCTGCAACCCCGGCGCGGGCGGCGCCGGCCGGTGTGCCAAGCCTGGACGTAGACCCGTTCTCGAACGAGTTTTTCGAGGATCCGCACGCGATCCACGACACCCTCCGCGAGGCCGGGCCGCTGGTCTGGCTCGACAAATGGGGCGTCTACGGCGTGGCGCGCTATGCGGAGGTGCATGCCGTCCTCAACGACCCCCTGACGTTCTGTTCGAGCCGCGGCGTGGGCCTGAGCGATTTCGCCAAGGAAAAGCCGTGGCGCCCGCAGAGCATCATTCTTGAGGCCGACCCTCCGGCGCATACCAGGACGCGCACGGTGCTCGCCCAAGTGCTGTCGCCGACGGCGATGAAAGGGGTGCGCGACCATTTCACGGCGATGGCCGCCGCCAAGGTCGACGAATTGCTGGCGCGTGGAAGTTTCGACGCGGTTGCCGATCTTGCGGAGGCCTATCCGCTCTCGGTGTTTCCCGATGCGATGGGCCTGAAGCAGGAGGGGCGCGAGAACCTGCTGCCTTACGCGAGCCTGGTGTTCAACTCCTTCGGGCCGCCGAACCAGTTGCGCCAGGAGGCGATCGAACGCTCGGCGCCGCACCAGGCCTATGTCGCCGCGCAGTGCCAGCGCGAAAATCTCGCGCCCGGCGGATTCGGCGCCTGTGTCCATGCCCGCGCCGATGCGGGCGACATCACCGCGGAAGAGGCGCCGCTGTTGGTGCGCTCGCTGCTTTCGGCGGGCCTCGACACGACCGTCAACGGCATCGGCGCCGCGATCTATTGCCTGGCGCGCTTTCCCGATCAACTCGCGCGGCTGCGCAGCGATCCGACGCTGGCGCGTAATGCGTTCGAGGAGGCGATCCGCTACGAAAGCCCGGTACAAACCTTCTTCCGCACCACGACGCGGGAGGTCGAACTCGCCGGCCATCGCATCGGCGAAGGCGAGAAGGTGCTGATGTTCCTCGGCGCCGCCAACCGCGATCCGCGTCGCTGGGAAAATCCTGACAGCTACGACGTCACCCGCCGTACCTCGGGCCATGTCGGGTTTGGCTCGGGCATCCATATGTGCGTCGGCCAGCTTCTCGCGCGTGTCGAAGGCGAGGTGATGCTGGCCGCGATCGCGCGCAAGGTCGCGACCATCGCGATCACCGGTCCGGTGAAGCGCCGCTACAACAACACGCTGCGCGGCCTCGAAAGTCTCCCCATTACGATTTCTCCGGCCTGA
- a CDS encoding feruloyl-CoA synthase translates to MTLAAASGDNSRSLFAMPAIVADRRADGSILVRSTVRLQPGARCIGDWLEHWARQAPERVFLADRTSADAPWSTVTYQDALMQVRASAAWVLAQGLSAERPLVILSDNSVEHALFALAAQHVGVPSASISPAYSLMSKDFDKLRSMITLLEPGAIYVSGTKPFAAALAAIRPLHSAAIVSGSAGDTDAISFRNIAATPETPDVEKAFAAIAPDTIAKFLFTSGSTGTPKAVINTQRMLTSSQQAKAQTWTFLENSGEDLVILDWLPWSHTFGANHNFNLVLRNGGTLYVDGGKPAPGLFATSLANLRSVMPTVYFNVPRGFDMLIAALRSDDELRKKFFNEVKFAFYAGAALPQNLWDALEELSIKTVGRAMPMVSAWGSTETSPLATDCHFQAKCSGNIGVPIPGTELKLVPSGDKLEVRVRGPNVTPGYWKAPELTAQAFDAEGFYLIGDAVTFADPARPELGLFFDGRVAEDFKLNSGTWVSVGTLRVAGIAALAPLAQDIVVTGHGGDEIRFLVFPNIAACRAHAGLPDNADVNGVIGHDKVRATIAQGLAKLKAQSGNSSGHATRALLLAEIASVDGGEITDKGYINQRAVLTRRAAAVATLDDDSSHEWIGCAG, encoded by the coding sequence ATGACCCTCGCCGCCGCAAGCGGTGACAATTCCCGCAGCCTGTTCGCGATGCCCGCGATTGTCGCCGACCGCCGCGCCGACGGCAGCATTCTGGTGCGGTCGACCGTGCGGCTGCAGCCGGGCGCGCGTTGCATCGGCGACTGGCTGGAGCATTGGGCGCGGCAGGCGCCGGAGCGGGTTTTTCTCGCCGATCGTACGAGCGCCGATGCGCCGTGGTCGACGGTCACCTACCAGGACGCGCTGATGCAGGTTCGCGCGAGCGCCGCGTGGGTCCTCGCGCAAGGGCTGAGCGCCGAGCGTCCGCTGGTGATCCTGTCCGATAACAGCGTCGAACACGCGCTGTTCGCGCTCGCGGCCCAGCATGTTGGCGTGCCATCGGCCTCGATCTCGCCGGCCTATTCGCTGATGTCGAAAGACTTCGACAAGCTCCGGAGCATGATCACGCTGCTCGAGCCCGGCGCGATCTATGTTTCCGGCACGAAACCGTTCGCGGCGGCGCTGGCGGCGATCAGGCCGCTGCATTCGGCCGCGATCGTCAGCGGCAGCGCTGGGGACACCGACGCCATCTCGTTTCGCAACATTGCGGCCACGCCGGAAACGCCCGACGTCGAAAAAGCCTTTGCCGCGATCGCGCCCGACACGATCGCAAAATTCCTGTTCACGTCGGGTTCGACCGGCACGCCAAAGGCCGTCATCAACACCCAGCGCATGCTGACCTCGAGCCAGCAGGCCAAGGCGCAGACCTGGACGTTCCTCGAAAATAGCGGCGAGGATCTCGTCATCCTCGACTGGCTGCCGTGGAGCCATACTTTCGGCGCCAACCACAATTTCAATCTGGTGCTGCGCAACGGCGGCACGCTCTATGTCGATGGCGGCAAGCCGGCGCCCGGGCTGTTCGCGACCTCGCTGGCCAACCTGCGCAGCGTGATGCCGACGGTCTATTTCAACGTGCCGCGTGGCTTTGACATGCTGATCGCGGCGCTGCGAAGCGATGATGAGTTGCGCAAGAAATTCTTCAACGAGGTGAAATTCGCCTTCTATGCGGGCGCGGCGCTGCCGCAGAATCTCTGGGATGCGTTGGAGGAGCTCTCGATCAAGACCGTCGGCCGCGCGATGCCGATGGTGTCGGCGTGGGGCTCGACCGAAACCTCGCCGCTCGCGACCGATTGCCATTTCCAGGCAAAATGCTCCGGCAATATCGGCGTGCCGATTCCCGGCACTGAGTTGAAGCTGGTGCCGTCGGGCGACAAGCTGGAGGTGCGCGTGCGCGGCCCGAACGTCACGCCCGGCTACTGGAAGGCGCCGGAATTGACCGCGCAGGCGTTCGACGCGGAAGGCTTTTACCTGATCGGCGACGCCGTGACTTTCGCCGATCCGGCGCGTCCCGAGCTCGGCCTGTTTTTCGACGGCCGCGTCGCCGAGGACTTCAAGCTCAATTCCGGCACCTGGGTCAGCGTCGGCACCTTGCGCGTTGCGGGCATTGCTGCGCTGGCGCCGCTGGCACAGGACATTGTCGTCACCGGCCATGGCGGCGATGAGATCCGCTTTCTGGTATTTCCAAACATCGCGGCCTGCCGGGCGCACGCCGGCCTGCCTGATAATGCCGACGTGAACGGCGTGATCGGTCACGACAAGGTGCGGGCTACAATCGCGCAAGGCCTTGCCAAACTGAAAGCCCAGAGCGGCAATTCGTCTGGCCATGCCACGCGGGCGCTGCTGCTGGCCGAGATCGCCTCCGTCGACGGTGGCGAGATCACCGACAAGGGCTACATCAACCAGCGCGCGGTGCTGACGCGGCGCGCGGCCGCGGTGGCAACGCTGGACGACGATTCCTCGCACGAATGGATCGGCTGCGCCGGCTGA
- a CDS encoding ABC transporter substrate-binding protein, whose amino-acid sequence MKVCRFGLALALSCAVSGAARAEISDNVVRVGVLNDISGIFQDTNGMGSVEAARMAAEDFNGGGKGIKVEIVYADHQNKADVGSAIVRKWLDVDGVDAVVDVPNSAVGLTINSLLRDSRMTFLASSTASSDLTGKACSPNTIQWVNDAWATGNSTAAAMMARGGKEWYFITVNFALGQGIEAEATNYIEKHGGKVLGSAKHPLNTADFASLLLQAQNSKAKVIGLANAGGDTVNAVKQAAEFGLQQSGQTMVAFLLFINDVHGMGLKVGQGLQLFEAFYWDMDDDTRAFAKRFAARPGVNGKMPSGNQAGVYASTLAYLNAVAATGSDHAKDAVPQMKKFKGKDKLFGDVTIRQDGRVIHPMYLFEVKKPGESKYPYDYYKLVSTIPADQAFRPLADGGCSLVK is encoded by the coding sequence ATGAAGGTTTGCAGGTTCGGCTTGGCGCTTGCCTTGTCATGTGCGGTATCGGGCGCGGCGCGCGCGGAGATATCGGACAATGTCGTGCGCGTCGGCGTGCTCAACGATATCTCGGGCATCTTCCAGGACACCAACGGCATGGGTTCGGTGGAGGCCGCGCGGATGGCGGCGGAAGATTTCAACGGCGGCGGCAAGGGCATCAAGGTCGAGATTGTCTACGCCGATCACCAGAACAAGGCCGACGTGGGTTCGGCGATCGTGCGCAAATGGCTCGATGTCGACGGCGTCGATGCGGTGGTCGACGTGCCGAACTCGGCCGTCGGCCTCACCATCAACTCGCTGCTGCGCGACAGCCGCATGACGTTCCTCGCGTCATCCACCGCCAGTTCCGACCTGACCGGCAAGGCCTGCTCGCCCAACACCATCCAGTGGGTCAACGACGCCTGGGCGACCGGCAACTCCACCGCGGCGGCGATGATGGCGCGCGGCGGCAAGGAATGGTACTTCATCACGGTGAATTTCGCGCTCGGCCAGGGCATCGAGGCCGAGGCCACCAATTACATCGAAAAGCACGGCGGCAAGGTGCTGGGCTCGGCCAAGCATCCGCTCAACACGGCGGATTTTGCTTCGCTGTTGCTGCAGGCGCAGAATTCCAAGGCCAAGGTGATCGGGCTCGCCAATGCCGGCGGCGACACCGTCAACGCGGTGAAGCAGGCGGCGGAGTTCGGCCTCCAGCAAAGCGGCCAGACCATGGTGGCGTTCCTGCTGTTCATCAACGATGTCCACGGCATGGGCTTGAAGGTAGGCCAGGGCCTGCAATTGTTCGAGGCGTTCTACTGGGACATGGATGACGACACCCGCGCGTTTGCAAAACGCTTCGCGGCGCGGCCGGGCGTGAACGGCAAGATGCCGAGCGGCAATCAGGCCGGCGTCTATGCTTCCACGCTGGCCTATCTCAACGCGGTGGCGGCGACCGGCAGCGACCATGCAAAAGATGCGGTGCCGCAGATGAAGAAGTTCAAGGGCAAGGACAAATTGTTCGGCGACGTCACCATCCGCCAGGACGGCCGCGTCATTCACCCGATGTATCTGTTCGAGGTGAAGAAGCCGGGAGAGTCGAAATATCCTTACGATTACTACAAGCTGGTCTCGACCATTCCGGCCGACCAGGCGTTCCGCCCGCTTGCGGACGGCGGCTGCTCGCTGGTGAAGTGA
- a CDS encoding MarR family winged helix-turn-helix transcriptional regulator has protein sequence MGRIAKASTRKGNGAARPAEPGAGRELDLTALRQTPGFMIRILQLQNFEAFYPYFDALKLSPLEYAILVAVRDNRTVTQSELAGVLKMQLPNLVKILSRMEETGVLKRKRSTRDKRAVELSLSAAGERRADEASRLGERFNAQTLSALSKPEQTAFLQMLVRLVEAHKSGF, from the coding sequence ATGGGAAGAATCGCCAAAGCTTCGACGCGCAAGGGCAACGGGGCCGCGAGACCGGCCGAGCCGGGTGCGGGCCGAGAGCTCGATCTCACCGCGCTACGGCAGACCCCGGGATTCATGATCCGGATCCTGCAGTTGCAGAACTTCGAGGCGTTTTATCCGTATTTCGACGCGCTAAAACTCTCGCCGCTCGAATACGCCATCCTCGTCGCGGTGCGCGACAACAGGACGGTGACGCAGAGCGAACTTGCCGGCGTGCTGAAAATGCAACTGCCCAATTTGGTAAAAATCCTGTCGCGGATGGAGGAGACCGGCGTCTTGAAACGCAAGCGGTCCACGCGGGACAAGCGGGCGGTCGAGCTCAGCCTCAGCGCGGCGGGCGAGCGGCGCGCCGACGAGGCCAGCCGGCTCGGCGAACGTTTCAATGCACAGACGCTTTCCGCACTCAGCAAGCCCGAGCAGACCGCCTTTCTCCAGATGCTGGTGCGGCTGGTCGAAGCGCACAAGAGCGGGTTTTGA
- a CDS encoding MarR family winged helix-turn-helix transcriptional regulator, with protein sequence MRHAGVQLEGLLGPNVEHNNCCRQQQSSPEVREALEGEAMAGNSHMPRTAKSRASARPRSGRKQAGNGSAQSSVMDDEIALDALAGHAGYAVRRFQIWIFQDFIRTLAAVDIRPTQYSVMTVIGANPGLSQMAVAKRLGIERARLVHLVDSLEHRNLVSRIQSATDRRSNALHLTARGRTALAQFRRLAAEHERHVADKIGKENRERLLQILSAFT encoded by the coding sequence GTGCGTCATGCCGGCGTGCAGCTCGAAGGGCTGCTTGGCCCTAATGTTGAGCACAACAATTGTTGTCGTCAACAACAATCTTCCCCTGAAGTGCGCGAAGCGTTAGAAGGAGAGGCGATGGCGGGAAACAGTCACATGCCCAGAACGGCCAAATCGCGCGCAAGCGCGCGACCGCGTTCCGGCCGCAAGCAAGCCGGAAACGGCAGCGCGCAAAGCAGCGTCATGGATGACGAGATCGCCCTCGACGCGCTGGCGGGCCACGCCGGTTATGCGGTACGGCGCTTCCAGATCTGGATTTTTCAGGATTTTATCCGCACGCTCGCCGCCGTCGACATCCGGCCCACGCAGTATTCGGTGATGACGGTGATCGGCGCCAATCCCGGCCTGAGCCAGATGGCGGTCGCCAAGCGGCTCGGGATCGAGCGCGCCAGGTTGGTGCATCTGGTGGACAGTCTCGAACATCGCAACCTCGTCAGCCGCATCCAATCGGCCACCGACCGGCGCTCCAACGCCCTGCACCTGACCGCGCGCGGCAGGACCGCACTGGCGCAGTTCAGGCGGCTCGCCGCTGAACATGAGCGCCATGTGGCCGATAAAATCGGCAAGGAAAACCGCGAGCGGCTGCTGCAAATCCTGTCCGCGTTCACCTGA
- the atzF gene encoding allophanate hydrolase — MGSDTPETVAAIVAAHRAATMTPAQTIARFYQRIRAYNDPAVFISLRDEKEALADAEALASKDAAALPLYGVPVAVKDNIDAQGLPTTAACPAFSYLPAQDSTAVAKLRAAGAIIIGKTNLDQFATGLVGVRSPYGIPVNPIRADLIPGGSSSGSAVAVSAGLVPLALGTDTAGSGRVPAMLNNIVGLKPSLGLISNAGLVPACRTLDCISVFSLTVDDAMTALAAMAGPDGADPFSRDRPLGAVSAFPGQLRLGVPRNGQLIFFGDRAAEKAYGEALARWTSLGATLVEFDLEPFYETARLLYEGPWVAERYLVIRDLLASSPDSIHPVTREITAAGARLTAADTFASLYRLQALRRVAERAFANLDAMVLPTAPTAYSTAQVLANPIELNSRLGTYTNFVNLLDLCGLALPAAMRADGIPFGITLLAPAGRDAALASIGRVFHADTKLKMGAKGLTQPALAPLPAGTSNDEITIAVVGAHLSGMALNGELQVLGGRLLEEATTAPDYKLYALDTTPPKPGMLRVDTGAGSSIKLELWALSAAAFGKFVAAIPPPLGIGTVRLADGRGVKGFVVEPAAINGARDISAYGGWRAFMAEKAGV; from the coding sequence ATGGGGTCTGACACGCCTGAAACCGTTGCCGCCATCGTCGCCGCGCACCGCGCCGCGACCATGACCCCGGCGCAAACCATCGCCCGCTTCTATCAGCGCATCCGCGCCTATAACGATCCGGCCGTGTTCATCAGCCTGCGCGACGAGAAGGAGGCGCTGGCGGATGCCGAAGCGCTGGCCTCGAAGGATGCGGCGGCGCTTCCGCTGTATGGCGTGCCGGTCGCGGTGAAGGACAATATCGACGCGCAGGGTTTGCCGACCACGGCGGCCTGCCCGGCCTTTTCCTATTTGCCCGCGCAGGATTCGACCGCGGTCGCTAAACTGCGGGCGGCCGGCGCCATCATCATCGGCAAGACCAATCTCGACCAGTTCGCAACCGGCCTGGTCGGCGTCCGCTCGCCCTACGGCATTCCCGTCAATCCGATCCGCGCCGATCTGATTCCAGGCGGATCGAGTTCGGGATCGGCGGTCGCGGTTTCCGCAGGCCTCGTGCCGCTCGCACTCGGCACCGACACCGCCGGTTCGGGCCGCGTACCGGCGATGCTCAACAACATCGTCGGACTTAAGCCGAGCCTCGGGCTGATCTCCAACGCCGGGCTCGTTCCGGCGTGCCGGACGCTGGACTGCATTTCGGTGTTCTCGCTCACCGTCGACGACGCGATGACCGCACTGGCTGCGATGGCCGGCCCTGATGGCGCCGACCCGTTTTCGCGCGACCGGCCGCTGGGAGCCGTGTCCGCGTTTCCCGGCCAATTGCGATTGGGCGTGCCGCGCAATGGCCAACTGATCTTCTTCGGCGACCGCGCCGCGGAGAAAGCCTATGGCGAAGCGCTTGCGCGCTGGACATCGCTCGGCGCCACGCTGGTCGAATTCGATCTCGAGCCGTTTTATGAGACCGCGCGGCTGCTCTATGAGGGCCCGTGGGTCGCCGAACGTTATCTTGTCATCCGTGACCTCTTGGCGTCATCGCCGGATTCGATCCATCCGGTAACGCGCGAAATCACGGCCGCCGGTGCGCGGCTCACCGCCGCCGACACCTTTGCCTCGCTCTATCGGCTGCAGGCGCTGCGCCGCGTGGCCGAGCGCGCCTTCGCCAATCTCGACGCGATGGTGCTGCCGACGGCCCCGACCGCCTATTCGACCGCGCAGGTGCTGGCCAATCCGATCGAGCTCAACTCGAGGCTCGGCACCTACACCAATTTTGTGAATTTGCTCGACCTCTGCGGCCTCGCGCTGCCGGCCGCGATGCGCGCGGACGGCATTCCATTCGGCATCACGCTGCTTGCGCCCGCCGGACGCGACGCAGCGCTCGCCAGCATCGGACGGGTGTTTCATGCCGACACCAAACTGAAGATGGGGGCCAAGGGCCTGACGCAGCCCGCGCTCGCGCCATTGCCGGCCGGCACCAGCAACGATGAAATCACCATCGCCGTGGTCGGCGCGCACCTCTCCGGCATGGCGCTCAACGGCGAACTGCAGGTGCTCGGCGGACGCCTGCTCGAAGAGGCCACCACCGCGCCCGATTACAAACTCTATGCGCTCGACACCACGCCGCCAAAACCTGGCATGCTGCGCGTGGACACAGGCGCGGGCAGCTCGATCAAGCTGGAGCTATGGGCGCTGTCGGCCGCAGCCTTCGGCAAGTTCGTCGCCGCGATCCCGCCGCCGCTCGGGATTGGGACGGTACGGCTCGCAGATGGAAGAGGTGTGAAGGGCTTTGTCGTCGAACCTGCCGCGATCAATGGCGCACGCGATATTTCGGCCTACGGTGGCTGGCGCGCGTTCATGGCGGAGAAAGCGGGCGTCTAG
- a CDS encoding 2Fe-2S iron-sulfur cluster-binding protein has translation MPSITFIHPDGRAQQIEASVGESAMQAATRKDINGILAECGGNAMCATCHVYVEEDWLARLPAMGGDEDALLDGAAAERRINSRLSCQIKLAADLDGLVLSLPDRQL, from the coding sequence ATGCCAAGCATCACCTTCATCCATCCCGATGGCCGCGCGCAGCAGATCGAGGCGAGCGTGGGCGAAAGCGCGATGCAGGCCGCGACGCGGAAGGACATCAACGGAATCCTGGCGGAGTGCGGCGGCAACGCCATGTGCGCCACCTGCCATGTCTATGTCGAGGAGGACTGGCTCGCCCGGCTGCCGGCCATGGGCGGCGACGAGGACGCGCTGCTGGACGGCGCCGCCGCCGAACGGCGGATCAACAGCCGCCTGTCCTGCCAGATCAAGCTCGCCGCTGATCTCGATGGTTTGGTCCTCAGCCTGCCGGACCGGCAATTGTGA
- a CDS encoding ABC transporter substrate-binding protein encodes MLVAALGGMLASTAHGQERVRIGVLNDQSGVFSTYQGVGSVISAQMAVEDYGGKAAGKPVEVITADHQNKTDVGVGIARRWYDTESIDAIFDLPNSAIALAVANMSEQKNKVFIGSGAGTALLTGEKCTPNIVHWTYDTYAYGRGLGKAVVAQGGKKWFFLTADYAFGHDLERQAAEGVKASGGEVLGAVRHPLGTADYASFLLQAQASGADIVGVANAGDDTITSIKQAAEFGLTKKQKLVGLILGMNGIPALGLKAAQGAQIMNPFYWDLNDGTRAFAKRFAERHPQKNYPNDMQAGVYASVLHYLKAVDKIGGAADGKAVVAAMKAMPTDDPLFGKGSIRSDGRKIHPFYLLEVKKPDESTSKWDLLKVVATIPGDQAFRPESEGNCPLVKK; translated from the coding sequence ATGCTCGTTGCCGCGCTCGGCGGCATGCTTGCCAGTACGGCCCACGGCCAGGAGCGCGTCCGGATCGGCGTGCTCAACGACCAGTCGGGCGTGTTTTCGACCTATCAGGGCGTAGGCTCGGTCATATCAGCGCAAATGGCCGTGGAGGATTATGGCGGCAAGGCCGCCGGCAAGCCCGTCGAAGTCATCACCGCCGATCATCAGAACAAGACCGATGTCGGCGTCGGCATCGCGCGGCGCTGGTATGACACCGAAAGCATCGACGCCATTTTCGACCTGCCGAACTCGGCGATCGCGCTCGCGGTCGCCAATATGAGCGAGCAGAAGAACAAGGTCTTCATCGGTTCGGGCGCCGGAACCGCGCTTCTCACCGGCGAAAAGTGCACGCCGAATATCGTGCACTGGACCTACGACACCTACGCTTATGGCCGCGGCCTCGGCAAAGCCGTGGTCGCGCAGGGCGGCAAGAAATGGTTCTTCCTGACCGCCGATTACGCCTTCGGCCACGATCTGGAGAGGCAGGCCGCCGAAGGCGTCAAGGCCTCGGGGGGCGAAGTGCTCGGCGCCGTGCGCCATCCGCTCGGCACCGCCGACTATGCGTCGTTCCTTCTGCAGGCGCAGGCCTCGGGCGCCGATATCGTCGGCGTGGCCAATGCGGGCGACGACACCATCACCTCGATCAAGCAGGCGGCAGAGTTCGGGCTGACGAAGAAGCAGAAGCTGGTCGGGCTGATTCTCGGCATGAACGGCATTCCCGCGCTCGGCCTAAAGGCGGCGCAGGGCGCGCAGATCATGAATCCGTTCTACTGGGATTTGAACGACGGCACGCGTGCCTTCGCCAAGCGGTTCGCCGAACGCCATCCGCAGAAGAATTATCCGAACGACATGCAGGCCGGCGTCTACGCGTCTGTGCTGCATTACCTGAAAGCGGTCGACAAGATCGGCGGTGCCGCCGACGGCAAGGCCGTGGTCGCGGCGATGAAGGCGATGCCGACCGACGATCCGCTGTTCGGCAAGGGCAGCATCCGCAGCGACGGCCGCAAGATTCACCCGTTCTATCTGCTGGAGGTGAAGAAGCCCGACGAGTCCACGTCGAAGTGGGACCTGCTCAAGGTCGTTGCGACAATTCCGGGCGATCAGGCGTTTCGCCCCGAAAGCGAGGGCAACTGCCCGCTGGTCAAGAAATGA